From a single Streptomyces rubradiris genomic region:
- a CDS encoding alpha/beta hydrolase — MGQQATPVRTARLGKAVGPAPAPVCGAVLLLPDGQEVSTRPPSPVRPLSLIRSLGRALARAGRAEGLAVHRVRYRYRGWNGGEAHLAADAEWAAEEVVRRYGDVPVCLVGVDMGGRAALRSGGHEAVNSVVALAPWLPEDDVAAPAEPVKQLMGRRVLIAHGTNDERTDPELSFRYAARAKKANREVCRFEVHSDGHALHGHRSEVLALTCDFVLGALFGHPVSRPVEDALAAPPPIGLRMPLAAGFGRSLRR; from the coding sequence ATGGGACAGCAAGCGACGCCGGTGCGAACGGCCAGGCTGGGGAAGGCGGTCGGCCCGGCGCCGGCACCGGTGTGCGGAGCGGTGCTGCTGCTCCCCGACGGCCAGGAGGTCTCCACCCGTCCGCCGTCCCCCGTGCGGCCCCTCTCCCTGATCCGCTCCCTGGGCCGCGCCCTCGCCCGCGCGGGCCGCGCCGAGGGATTGGCGGTGCACCGCGTCCGCTACCGCTACCGCGGCTGGAACGGCGGCGAGGCGCACCTGGCAGCGGACGCCGAGTGGGCCGCCGAAGAGGTCGTACGCCGCTACGGCGATGTCCCCGTGTGCCTGGTCGGCGTCGACATGGGCGGCCGGGCGGCACTGCGCTCCGGTGGTCACGAGGCCGTCAACTCCGTGGTGGCGCTGGCCCCCTGGCTCCCGGAGGACGACGTGGCCGCTCCCGCCGAACCGGTGAAGCAACTGATGGGCCGCCGGGTCCTGATCGCCCACGGCACGAACGACGAGCGCACCGACCCGGAGCTGTCCTTCCGCTACGCGGCGCGGGCGAAGAAGGCGAACCGCGAGGTGTGCCGCTTCGAGGTCCACTCCGACGGCCACGCACTGCACGGCCACCGCTCCGAAGTCCTCGCCCTCACCTGCGACTTCGTTCTGGGTGCCCTGTTCGGCCACCCCGTCTCCCGCCCGGTGGAGGACGCCCTGGCGGCTCCCCCGCCGATCGGCCTGCGGATGCCGCTGGCGGCGGGGTTCGGGCGGTCGTTGCGGCGGTAG
- a CDS encoding STAS domain-containing protein: MDAKTPVAVLVLTGPVRPGEVAGWCARVREALAGVTGGVVVCDVGGLGPPGLAAVDLLARLELTARRAGGRIRLRDASPALVALLGLVGLRFQTEGQVEEREPPLGVEEAVETGDPAG; this comes from the coding sequence GTGGATGCCAAGACGCCCGTCGCCGTGCTCGTGCTGACCGGTCCCGTTCGTCCCGGCGAGGTGGCGGGGTGGTGTGCCCGCGTGCGGGAAGCGCTCGCGGGCGTGACGGGCGGGGTGGTCGTGTGTGATGTGGGCGGGCTCGGGCCGCCGGGGCTGGCGGCCGTCGATCTGCTCGCCCGGCTGGAGCTGACCGCCCGCCGGGCCGGCGGGCGGATACGGCTGCGGGACGCCTCTCCCGCGCTAGTCGCCCTGCTGGGCCTCGTCGGCCTCCGCTTCCAGACGGAGGGGCAGGTCGAAGAGCGGGAACCACCGCTGGGTGTCGAGGAAGCAGTGGAAACCGGTGATCCGGCCGGCTGA
- a CDS encoding LysR family transcriptional regulator, producing MAHQRSSQARLSPFSDTEDMALSLAPRLAYFAGVARTEHVTRAAQELNVPQSTLSRAMARLERDLGVELFARHGRTVSLTTAGRTFLASVERALAEVERAAEEVRADADPATGKVAFGFLHTMGAETVPGLLHAFRADHPRVRFSLVQNYGEAMLERLRAGELDLCLTSPVPDAPDLVARRLDEQKLRLVVPADHRLAARRRIRLAEAAEETFVTLEPGYGLRRITDDLCRRAGFRPRVAFEGEEAETLRGLVAAGLGVALLPPPTVPRPGVVELTVTAPRAVREIGVAWLAGRPDTPPVAAFKKFLLSRRGNLLP from the coding sequence ATGGCGCATCAGCGAAGCTCACAGGCTCGGCTGTCACCGTTCAGTGACACAGAAGACATGGCGCTGTCGCTCGCGCCCCGCCTCGCCTACTTCGCCGGGGTGGCCCGCACGGAGCACGTCACCCGGGCCGCGCAGGAGCTGAACGTCCCCCAGTCCACCCTCTCGCGCGCGATGGCCCGCCTGGAACGGGACCTGGGCGTCGAGCTGTTCGCCCGGCACGGCCGCACGGTCTCCCTGACCACCGCCGGGCGCACCTTCCTCGCCTCCGTCGAGCGGGCCCTCGCCGAGGTCGAACGGGCCGCCGAGGAGGTCCGCGCGGACGCCGACCCGGCCACCGGCAAGGTCGCCTTCGGCTTCCTGCACACCATGGGCGCGGAGACCGTGCCCGGCCTGCTGCACGCCTTCCGCGCCGACCACCCGCGCGTCCGCTTCAGCCTGGTCCAGAACTACGGCGAGGCGATGCTGGAGCGGCTGCGCGCCGGCGAGCTGGACCTCTGCCTCACCTCGCCGGTGCCCGACGCCCCCGACCTGGTCGCCCGCCGCCTGGACGAGCAGAAGCTGCGCCTGGTCGTCCCCGCGGACCACCGGCTGGCCGCCCGCCGCCGCATCCGCCTGGCCGAGGCGGCCGAGGAAACCTTCGTCACCCTGGAGCCCGGCTACGGCCTGCGCCGCATCACGGACGACCTGTGCCGCCGGGCGGGCTTCCGGCCGCGGGTCGCGTTCGAGGGCGAGGAGGCCGAAACCCTGCGGGGCCTGGTCGCGGCCGGTCTCGGCGTGGCGCTGCTGCCCCCGCCGACGGTCCCCCGCCCCGGCGTGGTCGAACTGACGGTGACGGCCCCGCGAGCGGTCCGGGAGATCGGCGTGGCGTGGCTGGCCGGCCGCCCGGACACCCCGCCGGTGGCGGCGTTCAAGAAGTTCCTGCTGTCGAGACGGGGCAACCTCCTGCCCTGA
- a CDS encoding cytidine deaminase gives MTRDDAAFDWEPLRARAREAMSHAYAPYSGYPVGVAALVDDGRTVTGCNVENASYGLGLCAECGLVSELQRTGGGRLTHFTCVDRTGALLVPCGRCRQLLYEFGGPDLLLDTPAGVLTLAEMLPQAFGPDHLTQ, from the coding sequence GTGACCCGGGACGACGCCGCCTTCGACTGGGAGCCGCTGCGCGCCCGGGCGCGGGAGGCCATGTCCCACGCCTACGCCCCCTACTCGGGCTACCCGGTGGGGGTCGCGGCCCTGGTCGACGACGGCCGCACGGTCACCGGCTGCAACGTGGAGAACGCCTCCTACGGCCTCGGCCTGTGCGCCGAGTGCGGCCTGGTCTCCGAGCTCCAGCGCACCGGCGGCGGCCGGCTGACGCACTTCACCTGCGTCGACCGCACCGGCGCCCTGCTGGTCCCGTGCGGGCGCTGCCGCCAGCTGCTGTACGAGTTCGGCGGCCCGGACCTGCTGCTGGACACCCCCGCGGGCGTCCTGACGCTCGCCGAGATGCTGCCGCAGGCCTTCGGCCCGGACCACCTCACCCAGTAA
- a CDS encoding ABC transporter permease — MTATMTDTPPPAAPKAPGAPQRSGRSLGQVLMIVAGALLLLAAVRMITDSNQLDSSGQVAAALGLAVPIGLAGLAGLWSERAGVVNIGLEGMMILGTFGAGWVGWQSSPWLGLLCGIGFGVLGGLVHAVATITFGVDHIVSGVAVNLLALGATQYLAKLFFADGGAAEAGGNPKQSPPADSLPDITVPGLSDGLASIEKHHWFLVSDLAGIVGGLVTNLSVITIVAVLLFVGSWWLLWRTPFGLRLRSCGENPVAAESLGVNVYQYKYAAVAVSGGLAGLGGAFLALVTSHTYLEGQTAGRGYIGLAAMIFGNWRPGGLAMGAGLFGYSDALQLRNGGVTVHALLLLLVVLLVLLAGWKLYKKAVVQGVVSAVMAALVLVWYLLTDEVPSDFVGATPYVVTLLVLSLSAQRLRMPKADGMRYRKGQGK, encoded by the coding sequence ATGACTGCCACGATGACCGACACGCCGCCGCCCGCGGCGCCCAAGGCACCCGGCGCGCCCCAGCGCTCGGGTCGCTCCCTCGGCCAGGTCCTCATGATCGTCGCCGGCGCCCTGCTGCTCCTCGCGGCCGTCCGGATGATCACCGACTCCAACCAGCTGGACTCCTCCGGCCAGGTCGCCGCCGCGCTCGGCCTCGCCGTGCCGATCGGCCTCGCCGGACTCGCCGGCCTGTGGTCCGAGCGGGCCGGCGTGGTCAACATCGGCCTCGAAGGCATGATGATCCTCGGCACCTTCGGCGCCGGCTGGGTCGGCTGGCAGTCCAGCCCCTGGCTCGGCCTGCTGTGCGGCATCGGCTTCGGCGTCCTCGGCGGCCTGGTGCACGCCGTCGCCACCATCACCTTCGGCGTCGACCACATCGTCTCCGGCGTCGCCGTCAACCTGCTCGCGCTCGGCGCCACCCAGTACCTCGCCAAGCTGTTCTTCGCCGACGGCGGTGCCGCGGAGGCGGGCGGCAACCCCAAGCAGTCCCCGCCCGCGGACTCGCTGCCCGACATCACCGTCCCCGGCCTGTCCGACGGCCTCGCCTCCATCGAGAAGCACCACTGGTTCCTGGTCTCCGACCTCGCCGGCATCGTCGGCGGCCTGGTCACCAACCTGTCCGTGATCACGATCGTGGCCGTGCTGCTGTTCGTCGGCAGCTGGTGGCTGCTGTGGCGCACCCCGTTCGGGCTGCGGCTGCGCTCCTGCGGTGAGAACCCGGTCGCCGCGGAGTCCCTCGGCGTCAACGTCTACCAGTACAAGTACGCGGCCGTCGCCGTCTCCGGCGGTCTGGCCGGCCTCGGCGGCGCGTTCCTCGCGCTGGTCACCTCGCACACCTACCTGGAGGGCCAGACCGCGGGCCGCGGCTACATCGGTCTCGCCGCCATGATCTTCGGCAACTGGCGGCCCGGCGGGCTGGCCATGGGCGCGGGCCTGTTCGGCTACTCCGACGCCCTCCAGTTGCGCAACGGCGGCGTCACCGTGCACGCGCTGCTGCTGCTCCTGGTCGTCCTGCTGGTGCTGCTGGCCGGCTGGAAGCTGTACAAGAAGGCCGTGGTCCAGGGCGTGGTCAGCGCCGTCATGGCCGCGCTGGTACTGGTCTGGTACCTGCTCACCGACGAGGTCCCGAGCGACTTCGTGGGCGCCACCCCGTACGTCGTCACCCTGCTGGTGCTCTCGCTGTCCGCGCAACGGCTGCGGATGCCCAAGGCGGACGGCATGCGCTACCGGAAGGGCCAGGGCAAGTGA
- a CDS encoding Uma2 family endonuclease, translating to MSALTVSHDAEQSWDDLVRFWEETEWPEGSKVEIIEGIVTVSPAPAFRHNLIAARIQRRLYSVIPEDWEIFQTEVIAVPSRLGMFIPDLLVVPVEARQDSDSHTPAALAELVVEVTSKSTARHDRVSKPAAYATAGIPLYLLVDRWAPGGPTATLYGEPKGEVYRVLSAVKFGDPIKLPEPFGIVIDTGEWPVD from the coding sequence ATGAGCGCACTCACCGTCAGCCACGACGCCGAGCAGAGCTGGGACGACCTCGTCCGGTTCTGGGAGGAGACGGAATGGCCTGAGGGCAGCAAGGTGGAGATCATCGAGGGGATCGTCACCGTGTCACCTGCTCCCGCGTTTCGTCACAACCTGATCGCGGCTCGCATCCAGCGTCGCCTTTATTCTGTGATTCCAGAGGACTGGGAGATCTTCCAGACCGAGGTCATCGCCGTCCCGTCGCGGCTGGGCATGTTCATTCCGGACCTATTGGTGGTGCCGGTGGAGGCACGCCAGGACTCGGATTCCCACACCCCCGCCGCCCTCGCCGAACTCGTCGTAGAGGTCACCTCCAAGTCCACCGCCCGCCACGACCGCGTCAGCAAGCCGGCCGCCTACGCCACCGCGGGCATCCCGCTCTACCTCCTCGTCGACCGCTGGGCCCCCGGAGGCCCCACCGCCACCCTGTACGGCGAGCCGAAGGGCGAGGTCTACCGGGTGCTGTCCGCCGTGAAGTTCGGCGATCCGATCAAGCTGCCGGAGCCGTTCGGGATCGTCATCGACACCGGTGAGTGGCCGGTGGACTGA
- a CDS encoding ABC transporter permease, whose product MNKLTSRIDKERLALGIAAPLLAVVAALVVTALVILATGKNPGAAFSDMMSYGFASDSQVYILNKATTYYLAGIAVAVGFRMNLFNIGVDGQYRLAAFIAAVLGGALAVPGWIAIPLIMICAMATGALWAAIAGVLKVTRGVSEVIATIMLNSIATAVIGYLLQPERLGELQQGGTLVSTEPLPSSSFFFSVDTGPAGVLDGFIVVAVIVGLAYWFVLGRTRFGFDLRTVGQSESAAAASGVSVKRMVATSMIISGAVAGLIGMPTLLNESHQYDNSFPTGIGFTGIAIALLGRNNPIGIALGALLWGFLERTTNHLEFQGYDKEILGVIQGVIVLCVVIAYEVVRRYGLKRQQQRVGAELAAQAAAPTKKQEVA is encoded by the coding sequence ATGAACAAGCTGACCTCACGCATCGACAAGGAGCGGCTGGCCCTGGGCATCGCCGCGCCGCTGCTGGCGGTCGTCGCCGCGCTCGTCGTCACCGCCCTGGTGATCCTCGCGACCGGCAAGAACCCCGGCGCCGCGTTCAGCGACATGATGAGCTACGGCTTCGCCAGCGACAGCCAGGTCTACATCCTGAACAAGGCCACCACGTATTACCTCGCCGGTATCGCGGTCGCCGTCGGCTTCCGGATGAACCTGTTCAACATCGGTGTGGACGGCCAGTACCGGCTCGCCGCGTTCATCGCCGCCGTCCTCGGTGGCGCGCTGGCCGTGCCCGGCTGGATCGCCATCCCCCTGATCATGATCTGCGCCATGGCGACCGGCGCCCTGTGGGCGGCCATCGCCGGTGTGCTGAAGGTGACCCGGGGCGTCAGCGAGGTCATCGCGACCATCATGCTGAACTCCATCGCCACCGCCGTCATCGGCTATCTGCTCCAGCCCGAGCGGCTCGGCGAACTCCAGCAGGGCGGCACCCTGGTCTCCACCGAGCCGCTGCCGTCGTCGTCGTTCTTCTTCAGCGTCGACACCGGCCCGGCCGGTGTGCTGGACGGCTTCATCGTCGTCGCCGTGATCGTCGGCCTCGCCTACTGGTTCGTGCTCGGCCGCACCCGGTTCGGCTTCGACCTGCGCACCGTCGGCCAGTCCGAGAGCGCCGCCGCCGCGAGCGGCGTGTCGGTGAAGCGGATGGTCGCCACCAGCATGATCATCTCCGGTGCGGTGGCCGGCCTGATCGGCATGCCCACGCTGCTGAACGAGAGCCACCAGTACGACAACAGCTTCCCCACCGGGATCGGCTTCACCGGCATCGCCATCGCGCTGCTCGGCCGCAACAACCCGATCGGCATCGCGCTCGGCGCCCTGCTCTGGGGCTTTTTGGAGCGCACCACCAACCACCTGGAGTTCCAGGGCTACGACAAGGAGATCCTCGGCGTGATCCAGGGCGTCATCGTCCTGTGCGTCGTGATCGCCTACGAGGTCGTCCGGCGCTACGGCCTCAAGCGCCAGCAGCAGCGGGTCGGCGCGGAACTCGCCGCCCAGGCCGCCGCCCCGACGAAGAAGCAGGAGGTGGCGTGA
- a CDS encoding MFS transporter, with the protein MSPASTGASTSVGAVPSVPVPDSSGSDVTGSDSRMTPGGPGYRRMSLALFLAGVATFALLYSTQALLPLISGEFGVAASEASWTVAAATGGLALFVLPMSALSERFGRRTVMTASLAVAVTVGLLVPFAPSIGALVVLRGVQGAALAGLPASATAYLAEEVRPKALVTAIGLFVAGNSVGGMSGRVITGWVAQEWGWRVSVGVIGALAVACAVAFRLLLPAPRHFTPGSLRPRVLLGTVRGHLADPLLRRLYAIGALFMTVFGGVYTVIGYRLTAAPFGLPQGIVGSIFLVYLVGTVSASAAGRLVGRFGRRGALYLAGGTTAAGLLLSLAASLPLVLLGLVLITAGFFAGHAVASSAVGKTATHGRAQASALYQSAYYIGSSVGSTVGALAFRTGGWAGTVGVGLLAVLGVVAITVLGSVAARRSVGNPARTSVRATAH; encoded by the coding sequence ATGTCTCCCGCCAGTACCGGGGCGTCCACCAGCGTGGGCGCCGTACCGTCCGTTCCCGTCCCCGACTCCTCCGGCTCCGACGTCACCGGCTCCGACTCCCGTATGACCCCGGGCGGCCCCGGCTACCGCCGGATGAGCCTCGCCCTCTTCCTCGCCGGGGTCGCGACCTTCGCCCTGCTGTACTCCACCCAGGCTCTGCTGCCGCTGATCTCCGGGGAGTTCGGGGTCGCGGCGAGCGAGGCGAGCTGGACGGTGGCGGCGGCGACCGGCGGACTGGCCCTGTTCGTGCTGCCGATGAGCGCCCTGTCGGAGCGGTTCGGCCGCCGTACGGTGATGACGGCCTCGCTGGCCGTCGCCGTCACCGTCGGTCTGCTGGTGCCTTTCGCGCCGTCGATCGGCGCGCTGGTGGTGCTGCGGGGTGTGCAGGGCGCGGCGCTGGCCGGTCTGCCGGCCTCGGCCACGGCCTACCTGGCCGAGGAGGTCCGGCCGAAGGCGCTGGTCACCGCCATCGGGCTGTTCGTGGCGGGCAACAGCGTCGGCGGCATGAGCGGGCGGGTGATCACCGGCTGGGTCGCGCAGGAGTGGGGCTGGCGGGTCTCGGTCGGCGTCATCGGCGCCCTCGCGGTCGCGTGCGCGGTGGCGTTCCGGCTGCTGCTGCCCGCCCCGCGCCACTTCACGCCCGGCTCGCTGCGGCCCCGGGTCCTGCTCGGCACGGTCCGCGGCCACCTCGCCGACCCGCTGCTGCGCCGGCTGTACGCGATCGGCGCGCTGTTCATGACGGTGTTCGGCGGGGTCTACACGGTGATCGGCTACCGGTTGACGGCGGCGCCGTTCGGGCTGCCGCAGGGCATCGTGGGCTCGATCTTCCTGGTGTACCTGGTGGGCACGGTGTCGGCCTCGGCCGCGGGCCGGCTGGTGGGCCGGTTCGGCCGCCGGGGCGCGCTGTACCTGGCGGGCGGTACGACAGCGGCGGGGCTGCTGCTGTCGCTGGCCGCGTCGCTGCCGCTGGTCCTGCTGGGCCTGGTGCTGATCACGGCGGGCTTCTTCGCCGGGCACGCGGTGGCCTCCTCGGCGGTCGGCAAGACGGCCACGCACGGCCGCGCCCAGGCGTCGGCGCTGTACCAGTCGGCGTACTACATCGGCTCCAGCGTGGGCAGCACGGTCGGCGCGCTGGCCTTCCGCACGGGCGGCTGGGCGGGCACGGTCGGCGTCGGCCTGCTGGCGGTGCTGGGCGTGGTGGCGATCACCGTGCTCGGTTCGGTGGCGGCACGGCGGTCGGTGGGGAACCCCGCGCGGACTTCGGTACGGGCCACGGCGCACTGA
- a CDS encoding sigma-70 family RNA polymerase sigma factor — protein sequence MGNGTATADLEVALEKHRTELTGYCYRMLGSSFEAEDAVQDTLVRAWRNHEKFEGRSSLRSWLYRIATNVCLDMLSAGNKRARPMDLSEATPLARAALNPRPDHVWLEPMPDARVLPAVADPAEAAVAKESVRLAFMAALQQLPPKQRAVLILREVLAWRASEVAELLETSVASVNSALQRARATLAERSDAGPEGAVSDPLDEEQRKLLERYVKAFEGYDMTALTALLHEDAIMTMPPFDLWLRGTADITGFMTTIGASCAGSRLVPVQANGLPAFAHYKPDPENGGFTPWAVQVLEISAGRITGFHCFLDTQRWFPLFDLPLRLEAEADEAQQGD from the coding sequence ATGGGCAACGGAACGGCGACGGCGGACCTCGAAGTCGCACTGGAGAAGCACCGGACCGAGCTGACCGGGTACTGCTACCGGATGCTCGGCTCCTCCTTCGAGGCCGAGGACGCGGTGCAGGACACCCTGGTCCGGGCCTGGCGGAACCACGAGAAGTTCGAGGGCCGTTCCTCGCTCAGGTCGTGGCTGTACCGGATCGCGACGAACGTGTGCCTGGACATGCTGTCCGCGGGCAACAAGCGGGCCCGGCCGATGGACCTGTCCGAGGCCACCCCGCTCGCGCGGGCGGCGCTCAACCCGCGCCCGGACCACGTCTGGCTGGAGCCGATGCCGGACGCGCGGGTGCTGCCTGCCGTGGCGGACCCGGCGGAGGCGGCGGTCGCCAAGGAGTCGGTGCGGCTCGCCTTCATGGCGGCGCTCCAGCAACTGCCGCCCAAGCAGCGGGCGGTGCTGATCCTGCGCGAGGTGCTCGCGTGGAGGGCGAGCGAGGTGGCCGAGCTGCTGGAGACCTCGGTGGCCTCGGTGAACAGCGCGTTGCAGCGGGCCCGGGCCACGCTCGCGGAGCGGTCGGACGCGGGGCCCGAGGGGGCGGTGTCCGATCCGCTGGACGAGGAGCAGCGCAAGCTGCTGGAGCGGTACGTCAAGGCGTTCGAGGGCTACGACATGACGGCGCTGACGGCGCTGCTGCACGAGGACGCCATCATGACGATGCCGCCGTTCGACCTGTGGCTGCGCGGCACGGCCGACATCACCGGCTTCATGACCACCATCGGGGCCTCCTGCGCCGGGTCCCGGCTGGTGCCGGTCCAGGCCAACGGCCTGCCGGCGTTCGCGCACTACAAGCCGGACCCGGAGAACGGCGGGTTCACGCCGTGGGCGGTGCAGGTGCTGGAGATCTCAGCCGGCCGGATCACCGGTTTCCACTGCTTCCTCGACACCCAGCGGTGGTTCCCGCTCTTCGACCTGCCCCTCCGTCTGGAAGCGGAGGCCGACGAGGCCCAGCAGGGCGACTAG
- a CDS encoding thymidine phosphorylase, which translates to MAMDAISVIRTKRDRGELTDQQIDWVIDAYTRGEVADEQMSALAMAILLNGMNRREIARWTAAMIASGERMDFSSLSRPTADKHSTGGVGDKITLPLAPLVAACGAAVPQLSGRGLGHTGGTLDKLESIPGWRALLSNEEMLNVLDTTGAVICAAGDGLAPADKKLYALRDVTGTVEAIPLIASSIMSKKIAEGTGSLVLDVKVGSGAFMKTIEDARELASTMVGLGTDHGVKTVALLTDMSTPLGLTAGNALEVRESVEVLAGGGPADVVELTLALAREMLDAAGLKDADPAKALADGSAMDVWRRMIAAQGGDPDAPLPTSKEQHVVKAPATGVLTRLDAYDIGIAAWRLGAGRARKEDPVQAAAGVELHAKPGDRVTEGQPLLTLHTDTPERFEYALQAVTDAYDIATPDTAFQPTPVVLERIA; encoded by the coding sequence ATGGCCATGGACGCCATCTCCGTCATCCGTACCAAGCGGGACCGCGGCGAGCTGACCGACCAGCAGATCGACTGGGTCATCGACGCGTACACCCGCGGCGAGGTCGCCGACGAGCAGATGTCCGCGCTCGCCATGGCGATCCTGCTGAACGGCATGAACCGCCGTGAGATCGCTCGCTGGACCGCGGCCATGATCGCCTCCGGCGAGCGCATGGACTTCTCCTCGCTGTCCCGCCCGACGGCCGACAAGCACTCCACGGGCGGCGTCGGCGACAAGATCACCCTGCCGCTGGCCCCGCTCGTCGCGGCCTGCGGGGCGGCCGTCCCCCAGCTCTCCGGCCGGGGCCTCGGCCACACCGGCGGCACCCTGGACAAGCTGGAGTCGATCCCCGGCTGGCGCGCCCTGCTGTCCAACGAGGAGATGCTGAACGTCCTGGACACCACCGGCGCGGTGATCTGCGCGGCGGGCGACGGCCTGGCCCCCGCCGACAAGAAGCTCTATGCGCTGCGGGACGTGACCGGCACGGTCGAGGCCATCCCGCTGATCGCCTCGTCGATCATGTCCAAGAAGATCGCCGAGGGCACCGGCTCGCTGGTGCTGGACGTCAAGGTGGGCTCCGGCGCCTTCATGAAGACCATCGAGGACGCCCGCGAACTGGCGTCCACGATGGTCGGCCTCGGCACCGACCACGGGGTGAAGACGGTCGCGCTGCTCACGGACATGTCCACCCCGCTGGGCCTGACGGCGGGCAACGCGCTGGAGGTCCGCGAGTCCGTGGAGGTCCTGGCGGGCGGCGGCCCGGCGGACGTCGTGGAACTGACGCTCGCGCTGGCCCGGGAGATGCTGGACGCCGCCGGGCTGAAGGACGCCGACCCGGCGAAGGCGCTGGCCGACGGCTCGGCGATGGACGTCTGGCGCCGGATGATCGCGGCCCAGGGCGGCGACCCGGACGCGCCGCTGCCCACGTCGAAGGAACAGCACGTGGTGAAGGCCCCCGCCACCGGTGTCCTGACCCGCCTCGACGCCTACGACATCGGCATCGCCGCCTGGCGCCTGGGCGCCGGCCGCGCCCGCAAGGAGGACCCGGTGCAGGCGGCGGCGGGCGTCGAGCTCCACGCCAAGCCGGGCGACCGGGTGACCGAGGGCCAGCCCCTCCTCACCCTCCACACCGACACCCCCGAACGCTTCGAGTACGCCCTCCAGGCGGTCACGGACGCCTACGACATCGCGACCCCGGACACCGCCTTCCAGCCCACCCCGGTGGTCCTGGAACGCATCGCCTGA
- a CDS encoding ABC transporter ATP-binding protein: MRGITKRFPGVVANRDIDITVRSGTVHALCGENGAGKSTLMKILYGMQQPDEGTITVNGEQVVLHNPGDAIARGIGMVHQHFMLADNLTVLENVVLGAEKLHGIGGRARARIKEISDAYSLNVRPDVLVEELGVADRQRVEILKVLYRGARTLILDEPTAVLVPQEVDALFDNLRELKAEGLTVIFISHKLGEVLSVADEITVIRRGTTVGTADPRTTTPKQLAELMVGSELPSPDTEESTVTDVPMLELSGLHLTQTGLDGIERVILDEISFTIHKGEVLGIAGVEGNGQSELVEAIMGMRQPDAGVITLDGTDISHAVTRDRRLAGIGYIPEDRHRHGLLLEAPLWENRILGHVSEKPNSRGALLDIKAARADTERIVTSYDVRTPGIDVTAASLSGGNQQKLIVGREMSHNPKLLIAAHPTRGVDVGAQAAIWDYIREARREGLAVLLISADLDELIGLSDTLRVMYRGRLVADADPATITPEELGSAMTGAATGHLEHTEDDER, translated from the coding sequence CTGCGCGGCATCACCAAGCGTTTCCCCGGCGTCGTCGCCAACCGCGACATCGACATCACCGTACGCTCGGGCACCGTCCACGCCCTGTGCGGCGAGAACGGCGCCGGCAAGTCCACCCTGATGAAGATCCTCTACGGCATGCAGCAGCCGGACGAGGGCACCATCACGGTCAACGGCGAGCAGGTCGTCCTGCACAACCCCGGCGACGCCATCGCCCGCGGCATCGGCATGGTGCACCAGCACTTCATGCTCGCCGACAACCTCACCGTGCTGGAGAACGTCGTCCTCGGCGCGGAGAAGCTGCACGGCATCGGGGGCCGGGCCCGCGCCCGGATCAAGGAGATCTCGGACGCGTACAGCCTGAACGTCCGGCCCGACGTCCTCGTGGAGGAGCTGGGCGTCGCCGACCGCCAGCGCGTGGAGATCCTCAAGGTCCTCTACCGCGGCGCCCGCACCCTCATCCTCGACGAGCCGACCGCCGTGCTCGTGCCGCAGGAGGTCGACGCGCTCTTCGACAACCTGCGCGAGCTGAAGGCCGAGGGCCTCACCGTCATCTTCATCTCCCACAAGCTGGGCGAGGTGCTGTCGGTCGCCGACGAGATCACCGTCATCCGGCGCGGCACCACCGTCGGCACCGCCGACCCGCGCACCACCACCCCCAAGCAGCTGGCCGAGCTGATGGTCGGCAGCGAGCTGCCCAGCCCGGACACCGAGGAGTCCACCGTCACGGACGTCCCGATGCTGGAGCTGTCGGGCCTGCACCTGACGCAGACCGGCCTCGACGGCATCGAGCGGGTCATCCTCGACGAGATCTCCTTCACCATCCACAAGGGCGAGGTCCTCGGCATCGCCGGCGTGGAGGGCAACGGCCAGTCCGAGCTGGTCGAGGCGATCATGGGCATGCGGCAGCCCGACGCCGGCGTCATCACGCTCGACGGCACCGACATCTCGCACGCCGTCACCCGCGACCGCCGCCTGGCCGGCATCGGCTACATCCCCGAGGACCGGCACCGCCACGGCCTGCTGCTGGAAGCGCCGTTGTGGGAGAACCGCATCCTCGGCCACGTCAGCGAGAAGCCCAACTCGCGCGGCGCGCTGCTCGACATCAAGGCGGCCCGCGCCGACACCGAGCGGATCGTGACGTCGTACGACGTCCGCACCCCCGGCATCGACGTGACCGCGGCCTCGCTGTCCGGCGGCAACCAGCAGAAGCTGATCGTCGGCCGCGAGATGAGCCACAACCCCAAGCTGCTGATCGCCGCCCACCCCACCCGTGGTGTGGACGTCGGCGCCCAGGCGGCCATCTGGGACTACATCCGCGAGGCCCGCCGCGAGGGCCTGGCCGTACTGCTGATCTCCGCCGACCTGGACGAGCTGATCGGCCTGTCCGACACCCTGCGGGTGATGTACCGGGGCCGTCTGGTCGCCGACGCCGACCCCGCCACCATCACCCCCGAAGAGCTGGGCTCCGCCATGACGGGTGCGGCCACCGGCCACCTGGAGCACACAGAGGACGACGAGCGATGA